A part of Aegilops tauschii subsp. strangulata cultivar AL8/78 chromosome 2, Aet v6.0, whole genome shotgun sequence genomic DNA contains:
- the LOC109783224 gene encoding uncharacterized protein isoform X2 codes for MDPNMKQLQGTLIDIETDAEQLLLARHQLVENDRMRNANREALTALRKRAKTTKTSVPSPFEIVMKEMEGTSAKQLVKEICSTCGNHDPKEHTWLMFPGSDIFARVPFHVAHTVLDKDQEHLDYDTKKLQSFVKEKSFAISEKGALADKISPGIVRSLVSLADKPK; via the exons ATGGATCCCAACATGAAGCAGCTTCAAGGGACTCTGATTGACATAGAAACAGACGCAGAGCAACTTCTTCTGGCAAGGCATCAG CTGGTGGAGAACGATAGAATGAGGAATGCTAACAGGGAGGCCCTAACTGCCCTCCGGAAAAGAGCCAAGACAACTAAAACCAGTGTCCCATCTCCATTTGAGATCGTAATGAAAGAGATGGAAGGAACTTCTGCCAAACAGCTAGTAAAGGAGATATGCTCAACTTGCGGGAATCACGACCCCAAAGAACATACCTGGCTAATGTTTCCAGGCTCAGATATTTTTGCTCGTGTTCCATTTCATGTAGCGCACACTGTTCTGGACAAAG ATCAAGAGCATCTGGACTACGACACCAAGAAGCTGCAAAGCTTTGTCAAGGAGAAATCGTTTGCGATCTCCGAGAAAGGCGCCCTTGCGGACAAAATCAGCCCGGGCATCGTGAGATCCCTCGTCAGCCTTGCAGATAAACCTAAGTAG
- the LOC109783224 gene encoding uncharacterized protein isoform X1 encodes MYIFVATHEQLDSTLRPDCTVDLKQNTSIPTRRARTVSTHRRRQPAQRRRGQFLHGKHRLAASRSPASCSACACPCSAPPPAPPYPQPVPPAPPYLPTPHSTVPHAPTPPVPGAGRQTRSPTPTGCSFNMDPNMKQLQGTLIDIETDAEQLLLARHQLVENDRMRNANREALTALRKRAKTTKTSVPSPFEIVMKEMEGTSAKQLVKEICSTCGNHDPKEHTWLMFPGSDIFARVPFHVAHTVLDKDQEHLDYDTKKLQSFVKEKSFAISEKGALADKISPGIVRSLVSLADKPK; translated from the exons ATGTATATTTTCGTTGCAACACATGAGCAATTAGATAGTACGCTTCGACCCGACTGTACAGTGGACCTCAAACAGAACACTTCGATCCCGACTCGCCGCGCTAGGACTGTCTCGacccaccgccgccgccagcccGCCCAGCGCCGCCGCGGGCAGTTCCTCCATGGGAAGCACCGGCTAGCCGCCTCCCGTTCCCCCGCCAGCTGCTCCGCCTGCGCCTGCCCCTGCTCTGCTCCGCCGCCCGCTCCTCCCTACCCCCAGCCGGTGCCGCCTGCTCCTCCCTACCTCCCGACGCCGCATTCGACCGTCCCCCACGCCCCGACGCCCCCAGTCCCCGGCGCCGGCAGGCAGACGCGGTCGCCAACGCCAACCGGTTGCAG TTTTAACATGGATCCCAACATGAAGCAGCTTCAAGGGACTCTGATTGACATAGAAACAGACGCAGAGCAACTTCTTCTGGCAAGGCATCAG CTGGTGGAGAACGATAGAATGAGGAATGCTAACAGGGAGGCCCTAACTGCCCTCCGGAAAAGAGCCAAGACAACTAAAACCAGTGTCCCATCTCCATTTGAGATCGTAATGAAAGAGATGGAAGGAACTTCTGCCAAACAGCTAGTAAAGGAGATATGCTCAACTTGCGGGAATCACGACCCCAAAGAACATACCTGGCTAATGTTTCCAGGCTCAGATATTTTTGCTCGTGTTCCATTTCATGTAGCGCACACTGTTCTGGACAAAG ATCAAGAGCATCTGGACTACGACACCAAGAAGCTGCAAAGCTTTGTCAAGGAGAAATCGTTTGCGATCTCCGAGAAAGGCGCCCTTGCGGACAAAATCAGCCCGGGCATCGTGAGATCCCTCGTCAGCCTTGCAGATAAACCTAAGTAG